A window of the Erpetoichthys calabaricus chromosome 10, fErpCal1.3, whole genome shotgun sequence genome harbors these coding sequences:
- the LOC114658424 gene encoding adenosine receptor A3-like — MLPAATQSNFSSETLMPIGTIIKVCGMVVLSISITVGNVLILLVFLGSKRFWTPQGYLKASLALADLAVGVVVVPYSVYTEIGIIVLGKDHKELNGTQEGAFEPCYIMGPLFAGCTFVSVTTIFLLSVEMSITVLKPLHKHLLVTKQRTVFLIACSWVLCFVLALMPLFFRQEINIVYNRCSMMCNYASRSSSSWKVMLIFPTFDFSVLGGTFAINLITFTAIRQFCQARTHLTHSTSQKKSCRPSFSDIKAAKTIAVVVLSFIASFVPIAVYVVISILGLECCQFTFCAFWILTSNSCWNVVIYSLRDKKFRHRIKELYTRAVLRRSGCTSGPKVASVGACVSVLKETLHTESS, encoded by the coding sequence ATGCTGCCTGCAGCTACGCAGAGTAATTTTAGTTCTGAGACGCTTATGCCCATTGGAACCATCATCAAGGTGTGTGGAATGGTAGTCCTCAGTATTTCTATCACAGTGGGCAATGTGCTCATTCTCCTGGTATTCCTGGGCTCCAAGCGATTTTGGACTCCCCAGGGATATTTAAAAGCATCACTTGCCTTGGCAGACCTGGCTGTAGGAGTTGTGGTGGTTCCTTACTCTGTCTACACAGAAATTGGAATAATCGTACTTGGCAAGGACCATAAAGAGCTAAATGGCACCCAGGAGGGGGCATTTGAGCCCTGCTATATCATGGGGCCATTGTTTGCAGGCTGCACGTTTGTCTCTGTCACCACCATCTTCCTGTTATCTGTAGAGATGAGCATCACCGTCCTCAAACCTTTGCACAAGCACCTCCTGGTCACAAAACAGAGGACAGTTTTCCTGATTGCCTGTTCCTGGGTGCTGTGTTTCGTCCTTGCGTTGATGCccctcttcttcaggcaggagATCAACATTGTCTACAACCGCTGCAGCATGATGTGCAACTACGCCTCTCGCAGTTCCTCAAGTTGGAAAGTCATGCTGATTTTTCCAACCTTTGACTTCTCTGTTCTGGGTGGCACCTTTGCAATCAACCTGATCACTTTCACTGCCATTCGCCAGTTCTGTCAGGCCAGGACACATCTTACACATTCAACTTCTCAAAAAAAATCGTGCAGACCTTCTTTCTCAGATATCAAAGCTGCTAAAACCATCGCCGTTGTCGTACTCTCCTTCATTGCTTCTTTTGTCCCCATTGCAGTTTACGTGGTGATTAGCATTCTGGGATTGGAGTGCTGTCAATTCACATTCTGTGCTTTTTGGATTTTAACATCTAATAGCTGCTGGAACGTGGTCATCTATAGCTTAAGGGACAAGAAGTTTCGCCACAGGATCAAGGAGCTGTATACGCGGGCAGTGCTGAGAAGGAGTGGATGTACCTCAGGACCAAAGGTAGCAAGTGTGGGAGCCTGTGTCTCTGTCCTAAAGGAGACCCTACATACAGAGAGCTCCTAA